The Punica granatum isolate Tunisia-2019 chromosome 4, ASM765513v2, whole genome shotgun sequence sequence CTCCGCAAAGAGAAGGCTGCATTGGATAAATATTAACCGTTCCTTCGCATGAGAGATCAAATCAAAATCGCGTTGATTGATTGTCCTTCTGTTGCTTAAGCTTATGATCGTGTCATTCAGTTCGATCATAGAATAGACTCGGTAGTGCCTCCTGACGGGCACTTAACTTGTTTTGGTCGCTACGACCCTTTTGCGACGGCTTTGCAGCGGCTAACAGGCGACCAACTTGTTCTGGTCGCAAAAGCTTTTAGCGACTAAATTTACATTAATTGCGACGAAAATGTTCGGTCGCTAAATGTACTTTGTCTTGTAGTGACTTCTCGTGTACGCGTTTTTTCTTTGCTGACATATGATCAAGTTAATTTGACATAGAAAAGTGTGAACTGGCCTTCAAAAGTTCGATGACATATGATCAAGTTAATTTGACATCGATAGTGGAGAAAAGATTGACAATCCAAAAGTTCATAAAGGAAGAAACTCATTCGGGTACTTCCTAATCTTTAACTTGCCTGGCCGCTATATCTATATAGGGAAGCAGTCACGGAAAGATCTCAAACATTTAAACGAAACTTACACCCTCGTGTTGGATCAAGAGGTCCTAGctatatttttcattcatatgACTTTCCTGATTTTTGGGTGAACGTACGGAGTCGAGGCCCTAAAACTagataaaactaaaaaatgcAAAGACGGGGAACAGCTTTTATAAGTCACCTAATAATAAAGAACCTACAAGCCGTTAAAAGAGTATGAATACTACGAGAAAAATTGCCAGTCAATCCGTACATGAGTTTCATTCTCGAATAAGACTTTAGATACCCTTCATTTTTTACTCTCGTAACCGTATGATATACGATCATATTCGATACACGTACACTGCACAAAAGTATATTCTAGTTTAAATGATATACGATCATTTAAACTAGAATCGATGGTCACACCCCCCGATCAGGGTAGACGAGGTTGCTGACGACCTTCAGGGGGTTTGCAGTGGGACTCAGTGAGACCTTCATTgctcaaatttgaaaaaaaaaaaaacaaaaagaagaaggtaaaattgagaaagaaatgaaaggaGTAGGCGGTGGGACTCTCATCGACGATCACCATCTCCTAATTAGAGTCACCAGAAATCTCTACCATCATGGGAGACCCGGATTGGGCAGGCAATGGCCGCCATTGAGACCCACCGattgaaaaaattgatatcGTGTTAATATTGATACTAAATTGATGGTTTGCATAgataaaaagaagaatttattctaaaattgatacaatgtaaaaaaaaattatatttttttaggtaattagTGCACGGGTGAATTCGGACAATAGACTCTCCCGAGCTGTCTCTGTCGATTATCGTCGGACTTTTGAGATGAGACGATTGATTTTGCAACAGAGATTGGTCCCCACCGCCAACCACTTTCCGAAATTCCTCGCCGGGTGTCCACTCCATCTCCTCCCATCCCCATAAAGAAACCAAAAGCATCCACCCCTCCCCATGAGAGCTTTTCCTTCTCAACTGCTGTCTCCCACTCTGCTTAGTCACTGCcaattaatcatatataaaagcaTCTTTGTCTCCTTCTCCATCCCTGTTCTTCTCCTCACTCCCTGCTCTTTTCCACTTCCCCTGCAGTGGCACTGCATGTGTTTCTGCATGCCCGAGCGAGTCAATTGAGTGAGCCTTCTTGTCTCGGTTAGCTCTTACTCTCGTTCTTACTCTCTCGCTCACCGTCGGGTCGCCCTCTTTGAGAAGACTCAGAAGCTCCTTCACTTCACAGGAGACAGAGTGTTCCGTCTCTGTTCCAGTTGCTGGAGATCATGGAGCTACGTAATCCCATTCTTCGCCATTTCCGCCTTCTGCTGCTCATTTCAGGTACCCTTTTCATCTCCGTGTCTGATTCTCAGTTTAAGTGGGTCTCAGTCATTCTGAAAAGCTTGAGCTTGTTATGAAGAAATACTGATGTGTTTTACAGCAGTGGTGAATTTCGGGGCAATTGGGGTCTTAGCTTGCGAAGTTTGGTGAAGGAATTGCTTGAAATTTACTGAGTCAAaaggcattttttttttcggggtgAACTCGGTAATCGGAAGCTCAGATACCAGCCCAATTGGGCCAGAGCAGGGTCGGCTGCAGAATTCGCGCATAACCCTTCATCTGCCACTGCATTTTGGAGGAATCTGTTCTCTTTTGCTTCACTTTCGTCGATTTGACGTCTACCGTTATGTAAGCTCAAGGGCATTGTTGCGTTCAAAGATCGGATCTCTTGGGGACAGAGTTCAAGGCTTGATGATGAATACGATAATCCTTATGGGTGGGAGATCTCTGTCTCACTCAATATTGCTTATGACTGTGTGCAGGGTACTTTTATGTCTCCCTGACCCTGGTGGCCTCGATTGGGATCAACTACGGTCAGATCGCCAACAACCTCCCTTCCCCGGAAAACGTTGTCCCTCTAGTCAAGTCGATTGGGGCCACGAAGGTGAAGCTTTACGATGCGGACCCTCAGGTGCTCCGGGCGTTTGCTAACACTGGTGTGGAGTTCATCGTGGGGCTTGGGAATGAGTACCTGGAGAAGATGCAGGACGCGGACAGTGCCAAGTCCTGGGTGAAGTCGAACGTCCAGGCCTTCTTGCCCGCCACAAAGATAACTTGTATTACCGTTGGGAACGAGATTCTGGCGCTCAACGACAGCTCTCTTACAGACAATCTCCTCCCGGCGATGCAGAGCCTCCATGGCGCTCTCGTGACTTTGGGGCTTGACAAGCAGGTGATGCATCTCCCTCTGGGCTTTCTTTCCTCTGCCTAGTGTTTATACTGACAAATGTAAGGGAATCAGGCAGTATCTGTGTGATTCGAGTCGAATCTGCAGGATCCAATTACTGTTTGAACTTGGTTCACATGTGGGGTTTGAGTAAGACTTGCTTGATATAATTCATCGATGGGTTGTCtagtttgttttttaaaaaaattttaagtcaattcaactcaattcacttatcttcaattcaacaacacaatcattacttatttttaaattttttaaatcattcaattcaatttttaatattaaattatctcaactattcattattaaattacacaatcattacttatttttaaattttttaaatcattcaattcaatttttaatattaaattatctcaactattcattattttttcacaattcaataacacaatcattactttctctcaactattcattactttttcacactttttctcataattcaacaatacaatcattacaaaccaattaaaattaaaactcaacccaactctaaatccaaacgcactcctAATATGTCATTTTTAAATCTTATGACACCCGGGATTGAAATGCCCTGTATAGTCTTTTCGGAATTTAGCAGATTTGAAACAACTGTTTCCATCATAAGCAAGTAAAAACAGTTGTTTTATCCTGTCATTATAGTACTAATATATCTCAAAACGCCAGTTTCAGCATGTACCATTGAGTTATTTTTCCGACGTAAATAGCCTATGATGTTCCTCTTCAATAACGAGACTCAAGCAATTTAGAGCAAGTTCTCACTTATagttctttcctttcttgatACTCAATCTGCTTCTCATTGTACAGGTCACTGTAACAACTGCCCATTCTCTGGCGATCCTCGAGACCTCGTACCCACCCTCTGCTGGGGCTTTCCGCCAGGACCTCGTCCCATGCGTCACTCAGATCCTCAACTTCCTCTCCAAAACGGGGTCACCTTTCCTAATCAACGCATACCCTTTCTTCGCGTACAAGGCGAACCCAAAGCAAGTCCCACTAGATTTTGTTTTGTTCCAGTCCGCCACTGGAGTTGTGGACCCTGCTACGAAACTCCACTATGACAACATGCTCTTTGCTCAGATTGATGCGGCTTACTCTGCACTGGCTTCCTTGGGATTCAAGAAACTCCCTGTTCACATCTCTGAGACTGGTTGGCCCTCTAAGGGGGATGACGACGAGGTCGGTGCTACACCAGAGAATGCAAGGAAGTACAATGGGAATCTAATGAAGGTCTTTTCACAGAAGAAAGGGACGCCAATGAGACCCAATGGTGGTGATTTGAACATTTATGTGTTTGCCCTATTCAATGAGAACATGAAGCCAGGACCGACATCTGAGAGGAATTATGGGTTGTTCAAGCCCGATGGAACTCCTGCTTATTCACTTGGGATAACCGGATATAACATCGTCAGTAACACCACAACTGCTGGACCCC is a genomic window containing:
- the LOC116204584 gene encoding glucan endo-1,3-beta-glucosidase 11-like: MELRNPILRHFRLLLLISGYFYVSLTLVASIGINYGQIANNLPSPENVVPLVKSIGATKVKLYDADPQVLRAFANTGVEFIVGLGNEYLEKMQDADSAKSWVKSNVQAFLPATKITCITVGNEILALNDSSLTDNLLPAMQSLHGALVTLGLDKQVTVTTAHSLAILETSYPPSAGAFRQDLVPCVTQILNFLSKTGSPFLINAYPFFAYKANPKQVPLDFVLFQSATGVVDPATKLHYDNMLFAQIDAAYSALASLGFKKLPVHISETGWPSKGDDDEVGATPENARKYNGNLMKVFSQKKGTPMRPNGGDLNIYVFALFNENMKPGPTSERNYGLFKPDGTPAYSLGITGYNIVSNTTTAGPPSTSISGPPPPTPPAPTSSSTGYLSISLSPEKPHNHFCTLFIPCLALIMNLLFRH